GGTTTTAACCGCTTTCCGGGAATTATTTAATAAGATGAGCTGGCTGAACAAGTCGAAGATGGAGACCAGTCTTAAGGGCAATAAACCCTCTGAGGTGCACTGTATTGAATACATCGGACGGCACGAAGACACCAACGTGACCAAGCTTGCAGAGGCCTTGTACATGACCAGAGGGGCTATAAGCAAGATTACACGGAAGCTCCTGCACAAGGGGCTTATCGAGAGCTACCAGAAGCCGGAGAATCAGAAGGAAATCTATTTCAGGCTTACCCGTCAAGGGAAGGCTGTATATCAGATCCATGACGAATTGCACCAGGAGTTCCGGGAGCGGGATAGAGCTGTGTTTGAGCAGGTGACCGACAGTCAGTATGCCGGTATGCTCAGCTTCATGGAGAATTACAATAGGCATTTGGATGAAGAGATTAAGAAGCAGGAGCTGGAGAACAGCTCGGAAGAAGATTAATTTCCCCTATATACTTCAGGCAAAATATTTCAGGCAGAGCTACCTTCACCCGGCAGGGTGTTTTTTTATGCTTATT
This genomic interval from Paenibacillus sp. FSL H8-0332 contains the following:
- a CDS encoding MarR family transcriptional regulator — translated: MNKEEQVLTAFRELFNKMSWLNKSKMETSLKGNKPSEVHCIEYIGRHEDTNVTKLAEALYMTRGAISKITRKLLHKGLIESYQKPENQKEIYFRLTRQGKAVYQIHDELHQEFRERDRAVFEQVTDSQYAGMLSFMENYNRHLDEEIKKQELENSSEED